A genomic segment from Gilvibacter sp. SZ-19 encodes:
- a CDS encoding T9SS type B sorting domain-containing protein: MKKLVLLLFFCLSYVGWSQTILMQDGTFNTCIGNFTDSGGTAGAYSNNEDFTITLCSDIPGLGIELDFTAFNLAVGDFMEIYDGPSTASPLIGTFTGAASPGFVETTDVSGCLTIRFVSDAVIFGAGWNANISCCQLVTANWDGSTPADVGGVIVADPLDVITFNGSGTFGVDGTGATYNWDFGDGATDTGTTVNHAYAANGIYDVTLTVTDASGCSSSNDINIQCIIGNGDLEAMMVGDVAFARGSYMEVGLAQNGVFGAPAGLAPPFFHDPRDIGNNLFGYIANPQRDGWVDYDGCYFTPGSPEEGFAIEIDGIAYNNNRASTGSPPPIFDIPGAITSAGIEADPCSGELAVINWSGQIDDIRIDRRVIVTGFGLFIQMETILTNIGATPKNDIFWMHNVDPDNNQSINGSFTTDNEIIAQADALDPIAFVCAFQDPLAASEPDADGSNVCFYASDNRSRVTFGGFANRDPSDIWNGIGFTQTEGATNTADEAISIAFNIGTLNPGESQSFVYWYTFADFTGTGIVTTPSLIRFTGTNPTACGASDGFITITNLVPSTTYDVTYEDDGVPVGPLSLTSDAVGNIVIAGLDAGVYDMFALTNALGCDFMAADVVTLIDPGAPLYAVTPTQPTGCTADGTLAFSGLAASTTYDVTYTVDGVTVGPVSYTTDAAGEFIITGLDQGTYTLINVSLGGCDSFDGGTYILTYPGFAFTVTTTDPATCTPDGTLTIAGLNPSEAYDITYTVDGVVVGPVTYTTDASGNIIITGLPQGTYTDVTVEQGACSIVDPGPYTITYPPITFTVATTDLVLCDSDGALTLSGLDPSTTYFITYTVDGVVVGPVAYTSDATGVIVVGGLDDGTYTDITVESTPCVTVDPGPYVLNDPILTPAVSVTDSTICGPGGTITVTGLTAGFTYDIGYTLDGTPIAAVAFTADATGTVVVGGVLAGTVTDVTITLNDCSEVIPGPFVINNPPDPVPVDPEPYVLCDTGVADGFTEFDLTVKIPEITGGAVDLAVSFYLTLADADTGTAPLPTLYTNVTNPQTIYVRVESVTTGCYATTTLDLEVLDAPTAITPTPLEYCDPDNDGFGVFTLEDATLEITGGATDVIVTYHETFADATNGVLPLTSPYNNIVFGTQTVYARVENAVTTGDACFNIVELVLIVLDTPQIVDPEPLLACDDNDDGIVVFDLTVKDPEILDGLDPADYTVEYYEDAAFTSLIAPATAYTNLTNPQTVFVLVTDNTNLCTATTTLELIVNFPPEVFPPAPLELCDVNNPGDEVEEFDLELATPEITGGDTSLIVTYHETAADADTGDNPLTSPYTNTSNPQTIYVRVEDPDTGCFVSDVVTLDLRVNPQPSPTPDPTPIEICDADNDGFVDSFILTDRDVEIINGEPDVVVSYHETLADAQADLFPLSSPYANIVAYSQIVYARVENTLTGCFTIVELELIVLNSPELPLEIEDYVICDDDDDGIAVFDLTTKDPEIYGSQDPATLDLTYHLSEADALAGVMPIVTPAAFVNTTNPQTIWVRLFDPVTGCASVGSFELIVSLPPVIAAPGDLDALERCDDETADGFASFDLTQAEDDITLGAPGLLVQYYTTEMDAQDDTNAIDPATDYTNTVNPQTIWVRVTDGDTGCVSFTTLTIRVLPNPSPNTDPDPIAVCDEVTVGDGIEVIDLTQREAEIIGGEPGVSASYYETEADARIGDPLLAIADPTAYSNIETPQIIWVRITNDTTGCFTLVELPIIVHPLPEAPEVSDYIICEVATDGVATFDLNTKIPEILGGQDPTDLQVTFHEVEADADAGINAIATPEAFVNVTNPQTIYVRITNTVTGCYSATQSFNIEVREGATATAPAAVYRICDNVGDGTDGIGEFTLSTQDAEILGGQDPVIYVVSYHASDADATTGDNALPDSYINTENPQVIWARVTNTDTGCFAITTLTLEVSPLPVISLEDSYRLCVDEFGNPIQNESGEASPPVLNTGLSDLDYTFEWFLNGNPLPETTSSIVARAGGTYTVIATETTSGLGCSAEASTTVTVSSPPTTFSAEVITNAFADDHQIQAEASGLGVYFFQLDDGPLQESGLFTNVSPGDHIVTIVDQNGCGSVSIPVGVIDYPLFFTPNQDGYHDTWNIIGIASNPTAKIYIFDRFGKLLKQLSPLGPGWDGTYNGNPMPSSDYWFQVIYDEDEVEKEFRGHFTLKR; the protein is encoded by the coding sequence ATGAAAAAGCTTGTTTTACTCCTCTTTTTCTGTCTTTCTTATGTTGGTTGGTCCCAGACCATCTTAATGCAAGACGGAACCTTCAATACTTGTATTGGAAATTTTACGGACTCCGGAGGAACCGCTGGTGCTTATTCTAACAATGAAGATTTTACAATAACGCTTTGTTCAGATATTCCTGGGCTTGGAATTGAATTGGATTTTACCGCTTTCAATTTGGCCGTAGGAGATTTTATGGAGATCTATGACGGTCCTTCCACAGCCTCTCCGCTGATAGGTACTTTTACCGGAGCAGCTAGTCCTGGCTTTGTAGAGACTACAGATGTATCCGGATGCCTTACGATACGCTTTGTTTCTGATGCTGTGATTTTCGGTGCCGGATGGAATGCCAATATCAGCTGTTGTCAGTTGGTGACTGCCAACTGGGATGGATCCACCCCTGCCGACGTTGGCGGCGTTATTGTGGCCGATCCTTTAGATGTGATCACATTTAACGGAAGTGGAACTTTCGGTGTGGACGGTACTGGAGCAACTTATAATTGGGATTTTGGTGATGGTGCCACAGACACTGGAACAACGGTAAACCACGCATATGCTGCCAATGGAATTTACGATGTTACTTTAACGGTTACCGATGCTTCTGGTTGTTCTAGTTCTAATGATATTAATATTCAATGTATCATAGGTAATGGTGATTTAGAAGCCATGATGGTGGGCGATGTTGCCTTTGCACGTGGTTCTTATATGGAGGTAGGACTTGCTCAAAATGGAGTCTTTGGAGCTCCGGCCGGTTTGGCTCCGCCCTTTTTCCACGACCCGAGAGATATTGGAAACAATCTTTTTGGATACATAGCAAACCCACAACGTGACGGCTGGGTAGATTATGACGGTTGTTATTTCACGCCAGGTTCTCCGGAGGAGGGCTTTGCGATCGAGATAGACGGTATTGCCTATAATAATAACAGGGCTTCGACTGGTTCACCGCCACCAATTTTTGATATTCCAGGGGCTATTACCTCCGCAGGAATTGAAGCCGACCCTTGTAGTGGGGAGCTGGCGGTTATCAATTGGTCTGGTCAGATAGACGATATTCGCATAGATCGCCGTGTTATTGTGACTGGTTTTGGACTCTTTATTCAGATGGAGACCATACTTACCAATATTGGAGCGACACCTAAGAACGATATCTTTTGGATGCACAATGTGGATCCAGACAACAACCAATCAATTAACGGAAGTTTTACTACCGATAACGAGATCATCGCCCAAGCAGATGCACTCGATCCAATTGCATTTGTATGTGCATTTCAAGATCCACTTGCAGCCTCTGAACCTGACGCAGACGGTTCCAATGTGTGTTTTTATGCCAGTGACAACAGATCAAGAGTGACCTTTGGAGGATTTGCGAACAGAGACCCTTCTGATATCTGGAATGGAATTGGTTTTACACAAACCGAAGGAGCGACCAATACTGCAGATGAAGCTATCTCGATAGCCTTTAATATTGGTACCTTGAATCCAGGGGAATCGCAATCTTTTGTGTACTGGTACACCTTTGCCGACTTTACCGGAACAGGAATTGTAACCACTCCTTCTTTGATTCGATTTACCGGAACCAATCCTACAGCTTGTGGGGCTAGCGATGGATTCATTACCATTACCAATTTGGTTCCTTCTACAACATATGATGTAACCTACGAGGACGACGGTGTTCCAGTTGGTCCACTTTCTCTAACCTCTGACGCAGTTGGAAATATAGTCATTGCCGGATTAGATGCAGGCGTTTACGATATGTTCGCGCTGACCAATGCCTTGGGTTGTGATTTTATGGCTGCAGATGTAGTAACATTGATAGATCCAGGTGCTCCATTGTACGCGGTTACACCAACACAACCAACTGGTTGTACCGCCGATGGTACTTTGGCATTCTCAGGTTTGGCGGCTTCTACAACTTATGACGTCACCTACACTGTAGACGGGGTAACAGTTGGTCCTGTTAGCTATACTACGGATGCTGCAGGGGAGTTTATCATCACTGGTTTAGATCAAGGAACTTATACCTTGATCAATGTGTCTCTCGGGGGTTGTGATTCTTTCGATGGAGGTACTTACATTTTGACCTATCCAGGCTTTGCCTTTACGGTTACTACTACAGATCCAGCCACCTGTACTCCAGATGGAACCTTGACCATTGCTGGCTTGAATCCATCCGAAGCATATGATATTACTTACACTGTAGATGGTGTAGTTGTAGGGCCTGTGACCTACACCACTGATGCCTCTGGAAATATTATTATCACTGGCCTTCCGCAAGGAACATATACCGATGTTACTGTGGAACAAGGGGCCTGTTCTATTGTCGATCCAGGGCCGTATACAATTACCTACCCACCGATCACCTTTACGGTAGCGACCACAGATCTTGTGCTTTGTGATTCTGACGGGGCTCTTACTTTAAGTGGTCTAGATCCATCAACAACCTATTTTATCACCTATACTGTAGACGGAGTAGTGGTTGGGCCAGTTGCCTATACTTCTGATGCCACTGGAGTCATTGTTGTAGGCGGATTAGACGATGGAACTTACACGGATATTACGGTTGAATCTACACCTTGTGTTACTGTAGATCCGGGGCCGTATGTTCTAAACGATCCTATTTTAACCCCTGCAGTTAGTGTTACCGACTCCACAATTTGTGGCCCGGGTGGTACTATTACGGTTACAGGGCTTACTGCTGGTTTTACCTATGATATTGGCTATACCTTAGACGGGACGCCTATAGCGGCGGTAGCTTTTACTGCGGATGCTACAGGTACAGTTGTTGTTGGAGGTGTTTTAGCCGGAACAGTGACAGATGTAACCATTACTTTAAACGACTGTTCAGAAGTTATCCCGGGACCTTTTGTGATCAATAACCCACCAGATCCGGTACCGGTAGATCCGGAACCTTATGTGCTTTGTGATACTGGAGTTGCCGATGGTTTCACGGAATTTGACTTAACGGTTAAGATCCCAGAGATTACTGGTGGAGCTGTGGATCTTGCTGTAAGTTTTTATTTGACATTGGCCGATGCAGATACAGGTACTGCACCGCTTCCGACTTTATATACCAATGTAACGAACCCACAAACTATCTACGTTCGCGTAGAATCGGTTACAACAGGGTGTTATGCAACTACAACTTTAGACTTAGAGGTTTTAGATGCGCCGACCGCGATTACTCCAACGCCTTTGGAGTATTGTGATCCTGACAATGATGGCTTCGGAGTCTTTACCTTAGAAGATGCTACATTGGAGATTACTGGTGGAGCTACTGATGTCATTGTGACCTATCACGAGACCTTCGCAGACGCGACAAATGGTGTGCTGCCATTAACGAGTCCGTATAACAATATTGTGTTTGGTACACAAACGGTATATGCACGTGTTGAAAATGCAGTGACTACGGGTGATGCCTGTTTCAATATTGTAGAGTTAGTCTTGATCGTCTTAGACACGCCACAGATCGTAGATCCGGAGCCCTTACTGGCTTGTGATGACAACGACGATGGCATAGTGGTGTTTGACCTAACGGTGAAGGACCCAGAGATCTTGGACGGTTTGGACCCTGCGGACTATACGGTAGAATACTATGAGGATGCGGCCTTCACTTCGCTGATCGCTCCTGCTACGGCCTATACGAACTTGACCAACCCACAGACGGTCTTTGTATTGGTTACCGACAACACGAATTTGTGTACGGCAACCACGACCTTAGAGCTGATTGTAAACTTCCCACCGGAGGTTTTCCCACCGGCGCCTTTGGAGCTTTGTGATGTGAACAATCCGGGCGACGAGGTTGAGGAGTTTGACTTGGAGTTGGCCACCCCAGAGATCACAGGAGGCGACACTTCGCTGATAGTGACCTACCACGAGACGGCCGCGGATGCAGACACGGGAGACAACCCACTGACGAGTCCCTACACCAACACGAGCAACCCACAGACGATCTACGTACGGGTAGAGGATCCAGACACGGGCTGTTTTGTAAGCGATGTGGTTACCTTAGACTTACGCGTAAACCCACAACCGAGTCCAACCCCAGATCCTACTCCAATAGAGATCTGTGATGCGGACAACGACGGTTTTGTAGATAGTTTTATACTCACCGATAGAGACGTAGAGATCATTAACGGCGAGCCGGATGTAGTGGTGAGCTACCACGAGACCTTGGCAGACGCGCAGGCCGATCTGTTCCCACTTAGCTCGCCTTATGCGAACATTGTGGCCTACAGCCAGATCGTATACGCTAGGGTAGAGAACACCCTAACAGGCTGCTTTACCATTGTAGAGTTGGAGCTTATTGTACTGAATTCCCCAGAGCTACCTCTGGAGATCGAAGACTATGTGATCTGTGACGACGACGATGACGGCATCGCGGTGTTTGATCTAACCACCAAAGATCCGGAGATCTACGGCAGCCAAGACCCAGCGACGCTGGATCTTACTTATCACCTAAGCGAGGCAGACGCCTTGGCCGGGGTGATGCCAATAGTAACGCCAGCGGCCTTTGTGAACACGACCAATCCGCAGACGATCTGGGTACGCTTATTTGACCCAGTAACGGGCTGCGCGAGTGTGGGTAGCTTTGAGCTGATTGTGAGTCTACCGCCGGTTATTGCAGCGCCAGGCGATCTGGATGCTTTGGAGCGTTGTGACGATGAGACCGCAGACGGTTTTGCAAGTTTTGATCTGACTCAGGCAGAAGACGACATTACCCTAGGAGCTCCAGGCTTACTGGTACAGTACTACACCACAGAGATGGACGCTCAAGACGATACCAACGCCATTGACCCAGCTACGGACTACACCAACACGGTGAACCCACAGACGATCTGGGTACGAGTAACGGACGGTGACACAGGCTGTGTGTCGTTCACTACCTTAACGATACGGGTATTGCCTAATCCATCACCGAACACGGATCCAGATCCGATAGCGGTGTGTGATGAAGTAACGGTAGGCGATGGGATAGAGGTTATAGACCTAACCCAAAGAGAGGCAGAGATCATAGGCGGAGAGCCAGGAGTATCGGCGAGTTATTATGAAACTGAGGCCGATGCTAGGATAGGCGATCCACTCTTGGCCATAGCCGATCCGACGGCCTACAGCAATATAGAGACACCACAGATCATCTGGGTACGCATTACCAATGATACCACAGGCTGCTTTACCTTGGTAGAGTTACCGATTATAGTGCATCCACTACCGGAGGCTCCGGAGGTGAGTGATTATATCATCTGTGAGGTAGCCACCGACGGGGTAGCGACCTTTGATCTAAACACGAAGATCCCAGAGATCCTAGGCGGACAAGATCCTACAGACTTACAGGTGACCTTCCACGAGGTAGAGGCCGATGCCGATGCAGGCATCAACGCCATTGCCACGCCAGAGGCCTTTGTGAATGTGACCAACCCACAGACGATCTATGTACGCATTACCAATACGGTAACGGGCTGTTACTCGGCCACGCAGAGCTTTAACATCGAGGTTAGAGAAGGCGCCACGGCCACTGCGCCAGCAGCGGTGTACCGCATTTGTGATAATGTAGGCGACGGCACGGACGGCATCGGAGAGTTTACTCTCTCTACCCAAGATGCAGAGATACTGGGCGGACAAGATCCGGTGATCTATGTGGTTAGCTACCACGCCAGTGATGCAGACGCCACTACGGGAGACAATGCACTACCGGACAGTTATATCAACACAGAGAACCCACAGGTGATCTGGGCCCGAGTGACCAATACGGACACGGGCTGTTTTGCCATCACCACACTCACCCTAGAGGTATCACCACTACCGGTGATCAGCTTGGAGGACAGTTACAGACTGTGTGTGGATGAGTTTGGCAATCCGATCCAGAACGAATCGGGCGAAGCTTCCCCACCGGTACTAAACACGGGTCTTAGTGACCTGGACTATACTTTTGAGTGGTTCTTAAACGGCAATCCATTGCCAGAGACCACTTCGAGCATTGTAGCCAGAGCAGGAGGAACTTATACGGTTATTGCAACGGAGACCACCAGCGGCTTGGGATGTAGCGCAGAGGCCTCGACCACGGTAACGGTATCCTCGCCACCGACCACATTCAGTGCCGAGGTGATCACCAACGCCTTTGCAGACGATCATCAGATCCAGGCGGAGGCTAGCGGACTGGGCGTGTACTTCTTCCAGTTGGATGACGGGCCGCTTCAGGAGAGTGGTTTGTTCACCAATGTGAGTCCGGGAGATCATATAGTGACCATAGTGGATCAGAACGGATGTGGAAGCGTGAGTATCCCGGTGGGTGTGATCGACTATCCCCTGTTCTTCACCCCGAACCAAGACGGCTATCACGATACGTGGAACATCATAGGAATCGCCAGTAACCCTACGGCAAAAATTTATATATTTGACAGATTCGGAAAGTTACTCAAGCAGCTGAGTCCACTGGGTCCAGGCTGGGATGGAACCTACAACGGAAACCCGATGCCATCTAGCGACTACTGGTTCCAGGTGATCTATGATGAAGACGAAGTTGAAAAAGAATTTAGAGGACACTTTACCTTAAAAAGATAA
- a CDS encoding type IX secretion system membrane protein PorP/SprF, translating into MNLKKLSPIIALLVCGIMNAQEGIPVYSDYLSDNLYLLHPSMAGAANSNQIRLSARQQWFDQNDAPNLQTLAFNARLGDQSGIGAILFNDQNGYHAQTGGYLTYAHHIMFSRSPVDLNQLSFGLSAGLVQSTLDETNFDLNDFDPVIAGIIQSSSYFNVDVGASYNFLDFSAHFTVKNLIFRNRGLFSEDFESANQRRYLLSAAYTFATRYTGWTFEPSTLFQLTERTGEKFVDLNFKAYKEVDFGQVWGALSYRRSFDGAEFLDGVNIGDQKLQLITPVVGVNYGQWLFAYTYSYQIGTVRFDTGGFHQLTVGFDFGKRREEYDCNCPAIN; encoded by the coding sequence ATGAACTTGAAGAAATTATCCCCAATTATTGCCCTACTTGTATGCGGTATAATGAACGCCCAGGAAGGAATTCCTGTGTATTCAGATTACCTATCGGACAATCTGTACCTACTGCATCCATCTATGGCGGGAGCTGCAAACAGCAATCAGATCAGGCTTTCTGCCAGACAGCAGTGGTTTGATCAGAATGATGCTCCGAATTTGCAGACCCTGGCCTTTAACGCCAGATTGGGAGATCAGTCGGGAATAGGAGCGATCTTATTCAATGACCAAAACGGATACCACGCTCAGACGGGTGGATACCTCACCTATGCACACCACATTATGTTTTCAAGATCTCCAGTGGATCTGAATCAGCTTTCCTTTGGATTGAGTGCGGGCTTGGTGCAATCTACCTTAGATGAAACAAATTTTGATCTCAATGACTTTGACCCTGTTATTGCGGGGATCATTCAAAGTTCGTCATACTTTAATGTAGACGTAGGAGCTTCTTATAACTTTTTAGATTTCTCTGCCCACTTTACGGTAAAGAACTTGATATTTAGAAACAGAGGATTGTTTTCTGAGGATTTCGAATCCGCAAACCAGAGACGTTATTTGCTATCTGCAGCCTATACCTTTGCTACGCGCTATACCGGGTGGACCTTTGAACCATCTACCTTGTTTCAGCTTACTGAGCGCACAGGTGAAAAGTTCGTAGACCTAAACTTTAAAGCCTATAAAGAAGTTGACTTTGGTCAGGTTTGGGGAGCATTGTCTTACCGCAGAAGTTTTGACGGAGCTGAATTCTTAGACGGTGTAAATATTGGCGATCAGAAACTGCAACTGATCACGCCTGTTGTAGGTGTGAACTACGGTCAATGGTTGTTTGCCTATACTTACTCTTATCAGATTGGAACGGTCCGATTTGATACCGGTGGTTTCCATCAGCTTACTGTAGGATTCGACTTTGGAAAACGCAGAGAAGAATACGATTGTAATTGTCCTGCGATCAACTAA
- a CDS encoding VWA domain-containing protein, protein MKRILLASCLLSVMLLPSCKGEVNNTDNELAIANPLPKTEPNKHFIKVALLLDTSNSMDGLIDQAKAQLWEIVNELSYARCKSVQPNLQIALYEYGNDGLPSQEGHIRQVLNFTQDLDEVSKELFSLSTNGGSEYCGQVVQTSLNQLDWGKDADDLKMVFIAGNEPFTQGRVSYKDAAQDAKEKGVVVNTIFCGDFNQGVHSKWKDGADLTYGDYMAIDHNQRTVHIASPYDDVILQLNLKLNQTYVRYGKVGYAKAQQQAVQDSNAESYGKANAVSRTVSKGSGMYKNTTWDLVDALEADEDFELEELEEEYLPEELKGKSAAEIKAYVDKQAAARAEIQKEIQKLNEKRRLYIAEKQKEEGTNGLGNAMLEAIKKQAEKKNYTWER, encoded by the coding sequence ATGAAACGAATTTTATTAGCAAGCTGTTTATTGAGTGTGATGCTTTTACCTTCATGTAAGGGAGAAGTAAACAACACCGACAACGAATTGGCAATAGCAAATCCGCTGCCAAAAACGGAACCTAACAAACACTTCATTAAGGTTGCGCTATTATTGGATACGAGCAATTCTATGGATGGTCTAATAGATCAAGCAAAGGCCCAGCTTTGGGAGATCGTTAATGAACTGTCATATGCCCGCTGTAAATCGGTTCAACCTAATTTGCAGATCGCACTCTACGAATATGGGAACGACGGCCTGCCGAGTCAAGAAGGACATATTAGACAGGTATTGAACTTCACCCAAGATCTGGACGAAGTCTCTAAAGAATTGTTCTCTTTGAGTACCAATGGCGGAAGCGAATATTGTGGTCAGGTAGTTCAGACCTCTTTAAATCAATTAGATTGGGGTAAAGATGCAGACGACCTAAAAATGGTCTTTATTGCAGGAAATGAGCCATTCACTCAAGGTCGAGTGAGTTATAAAGATGCCGCACAAGATGCCAAAGAAAAAGGCGTGGTAGTTAACACTATTTTTTGCGGAGATTTTAATCAAGGTGTACACAGCAAGTGGAAGGACGGTGCAGATCTTACTTATGGAGACTATATGGCAATAGACCACAACCAGCGCACGGTGCACATTGCTTCTCCTTATGACGATGTGATCTTGCAATTGAACCTCAAACTCAATCAGACCTATGTGCGCTATGGCAAAGTAGGTTATGCAAAGGCACAACAACAAGCCGTACAGGATAGCAATGCAGAATCCTATGGGAAAGCCAATGCCGTAAGTAGAACTGTAAGCAAAGGAAGTGGCATGTATAAGAATACCACTTGGGATCTTGTAGATGCATTAGAGGCCGATGAAGATTTTGAACTGGAAGAACTCGAAGAAGAATACTTGCCAGAGGAATTAAAAGGTAAATCTGCAGCAGAGATAAAAGCGTATGTAGATAAACAGGCAGCAGCGAGAGCTGAGATCCAGAAAGAGATCCAGAAGCTCAATGAAAAGCGACGTCTTTACATAGCAGAAAAGCAAAAAGAAGAAGGTACCAACGGCTTAGGTAATGCCATGTTGGAAGCTATTAAGAAACAAGCGGAAAAGAAAAACTATACCTGGGAACGATAA